The proteins below come from a single Burkholderia contaminans genomic window:
- a CDS encoding heavy metal sensor histidine kinase, producing MTQHPASYSLLRRLTLAFAVVAALVFALTGAYLYRSLSAELTRRDDIEISGKLNQFLQLARASGSIAALRADPAVFHEVLLSHPGVYLGIYDARNRALVEHSDEAGNTLASVIAAPHPAGATGIPFTCAPPGIGTSRCVYARATLPSGDAIQVALARTATDRQSLLESYRVDIWLAAAAGALLVGALGYAVASRGLRPVESLGRQTSRIEAHNLNARLDARGGPVELRELATSVNRMLDRLERAFVRLSQFSSDLAHDMRTPLANVISSSQVTLSRARTTEEYEALIDSNIEECERLQRMIENMLFLARADNARQHLKTTELDAGSELRRLASYFQALADEAGVRIDVHGEAPVVADATLFRRAVSNLASNALEHAEAASTIELAVSMQGSYAVVEVSNRGAAIPPEQVDRIFERFYRIDSSRHGAARNAGLGLAIVKSITELHRGKVEVASRDGRTTFALYFPRGTTRQIAC from the coding sequence GTGACGCAGCACCCGGCCTCGTATTCGCTGCTGCGGCGGCTGACGCTCGCGTTCGCCGTCGTCGCCGCGCTCGTGTTCGCGCTGACCGGCGCGTACCTGTATCGCTCGCTGTCCGCCGAGCTGACGCGGCGCGACGACATCGAGATCTCCGGCAAGCTCAACCAGTTCCTGCAGCTCGCACGCGCGAGCGGCTCGATCGCCGCGCTGCGGGCCGATCCGGCCGTGTTTCATGAGGTGCTGCTGTCGCACCCGGGCGTGTATCTCGGCATCTACGATGCGCGGAACCGTGCGCTCGTCGAGCATTCCGACGAAGCCGGCAATACGCTGGCGTCGGTGATCGCCGCGCCGCATCCGGCCGGCGCGACCGGCATCCCGTTCACGTGCGCGCCGCCCGGCATCGGCACGTCGCGCTGCGTGTATGCACGCGCCACGCTGCCGTCCGGCGACGCGATCCAGGTCGCGCTCGCCCGCACGGCGACCGATCGCCAGTCGCTGCTCGAAAGCTATCGCGTCGACATCTGGCTCGCGGCGGCCGCGGGCGCGCTGCTGGTCGGCGCGCTCGGCTACGCGGTCGCGTCGCGCGGCCTGCGCCCGGTCGAGAGCCTCGGCCGGCAGACGTCGCGCATCGAGGCGCACAACCTGAACGCACGGCTCGACGCGCGCGGCGGCCCGGTCGAGCTGCGTGAACTCGCGACGTCGGTCAACCGGATGCTCGACCGCCTCGAACGCGCGTTCGTGCGGCTGTCGCAGTTCTCGTCCGATCTCGCGCACGACATGCGCACGCCGCTCGCCAACGTGATCAGCTCGTCGCAGGTCACGCTGTCGCGCGCGCGCACGACCGAGGAATACGAAGCGCTGATCGATTCGAACATCGAGGAATGCGAACGGTTGCAGCGGATGATCGAGAACATGCTGTTCCTCGCGCGCGCCGATAACGCACGGCAGCACCTGAAGACCACCGAGCTCGACGCCGGCAGCGAACTGCGCCGGCTCGCATCGTATTTCCAGGCGCTGGCCGACGAAGCCGGCGTGCGCATCGACGTGCACGGCGAAGCGCCGGTCGTCGCCGATGCGACGCTGTTCCGGCGTGCCGTCAGCAACCTCGCGTCGAACGCACTCGAACATGCGGAAGCCGCGTCGACGATCGAACTGGCCGTTTCCATGCAAGGCAGCTACGCGGTGGTCGAAGTCTCGAATCGCGGCGCCGCGATTCCGCCCGAACAGGTCGACAGGATCTTCGAACGCTTCTACCGCATCGATTCGTCGCGGCACGGCGCGGCGCGCAACGCGGGGCTCGGGCTCGCGATCGTGAAGTCGATCACGGAGCTGCATCGCGGCAAGGTCGAGGTCGCGAGCCGCGACGGGCGCACGACGTTCGCGCTGTACTTTCCGCGCGGCACCACGCGCCAGATTGCGTGCTAG
- a CDS encoding heavy metal response regulator transcription factor: MRILIVEDEPKMASYLRKGLMEASYTVDVAENGKDGLFLALHEDFDLIVLDVMLPELDGFEVVKRLRAQKQTPVLLLTAREAIEDKVAGLELGADDYLLKPFAYAEFLARIRSLLRRAPRNVRDILHVADLEVDLIRRRVRRADTRIDLTAQEFALLQLLAEREGEVLTRTFITSQIWDMNFDSDTNVVDAAIKRLRAKIDNAYEKKLIHTIRGMGYVLEDRS, encoded by the coding sequence ATGCGGATACTGATAGTCGAAGACGAACCCAAGATGGCGTCGTACCTCCGAAAGGGGCTGATGGAGGCGAGCTACACGGTCGACGTCGCGGAAAACGGCAAGGACGGGCTGTTCCTCGCGCTGCACGAGGATTTCGATCTCATCGTGCTCGACGTGATGCTGCCGGAACTGGACGGCTTCGAGGTGGTCAAGCGGCTGCGCGCGCAGAAGCAGACGCCCGTGCTGCTGCTCACGGCGCGCGAGGCGATCGAGGACAAGGTCGCCGGGCTCGAACTGGGCGCCGACGACTACCTGCTCAAGCCGTTCGCGTATGCCGAGTTCCTGGCGCGCATCCGCTCGCTGCTGCGGCGCGCGCCGCGCAACGTGCGCGACATCCTGCATGTCGCCGATCTCGAAGTCGACCTGATCCGCCGCCGCGTGCGCCGCGCCGACACGCGCATCGACCTGACCGCGCAGGAATTCGCGCTGCTGCAGCTGCTCGCCGAGCGTGAGGGTGAAGTGCTGACGCGCACCTTCATCACGTCGCAGATCTGGGACATGAATTTCGACAGTGACACGAACGTCGTCGACGCGGCGATCAAGCGCCTGCGCGCGAAGATCGACAACGCGTATGAGAAGAAGCTGATCCACACGATCCGCGGCATGGGCTACGTGCTCGAGGATCGTTCGTGA
- a CDS encoding TolC family protein has translation MTMLAISPRIGAAAAVLAFLAGCTTFSKDGGFDAVSSAASERIGKDAVVVRTDADREAVDKRTKELLSKPLSMDDAVQVALLNNRGLQASYAELGLSEADLVQAGRLPNPRFAFSRTRAGDGELTLGRTFSANVFALLTMPLATNIERRRFEQTRLETADAMLKVAADARRAYVEAVAAEQAANYAQQVRDAGSAAAELALRMRQAGNFSRLDYAREQAFHADAVAQHAKARQQAVAAREKLTRAMGLWGERTRYALPERLPDLPKARPNLPDLERFAMSNRFDIQAAKLQTQGVASSLGLSKATRFVNAVDLGYVNNYETGKGHEHGYEISVEIPLFDWGGAKVARAEAVYMQSANRLAKTAIDARSEVRESYAAYVTSYDVATHYRDEVVPLRKTISDELLLRYNGMLASVFELLADAREQVGAVNGYIDALKDYWLAETDLQMAVGGRLPSDGATPRATQPAQPEPASNADAAPQPASTPAAQPAPATQPHPEGH, from the coding sequence ATGACGATGCTTGCGATATCGCCGAGGATCGGCGCGGCCGCGGCCGTGCTGGCCTTCCTCGCGGGCTGCACGACGTTTTCGAAGGACGGCGGCTTCGACGCGGTTTCGTCCGCCGCGTCGGAACGCATCGGGAAAGACGCGGTCGTGGTCAGAACCGACGCCGACCGCGAAGCCGTCGACAAGCGCACGAAGGAGCTGCTTTCAAAGCCGCTGTCGATGGACGACGCGGTGCAGGTCGCGCTGCTGAACAACCGCGGGCTGCAGGCTTCGTATGCGGAGCTGGGCCTGTCGGAAGCCGATCTCGTCCAGGCCGGCCGGCTGCCGAACCCGCGCTTCGCGTTCAGCCGCACCCGCGCCGGCGACGGCGAGCTGACGCTCGGCCGCACGTTCTCGGCGAACGTGTTCGCGCTGCTGACGATGCCGCTCGCGACGAACATCGAACGCCGCCGCTTCGAGCAGACCAGGCTGGAGACGGCCGACGCGATGCTGAAGGTCGCAGCCGACGCACGTCGCGCGTACGTCGAGGCCGTCGCTGCCGAGCAGGCCGCGAACTATGCGCAGCAGGTGCGCGATGCCGGGAGCGCGGCCGCCGAACTCGCGCTGCGCATGCGGCAGGCCGGCAATTTCAGCCGCCTCGATTACGCGCGCGAGCAGGCGTTCCATGCCGATGCGGTTGCGCAGCACGCGAAGGCACGCCAGCAGGCCGTCGCCGCGCGCGAGAAGCTCACGCGTGCGATGGGCCTGTGGGGCGAACGCACGCGGTACGCGCTGCCCGAGCGCCTGCCGGACCTGCCGAAAGCGCGGCCGAACCTGCCCGATCTCGAACGGTTCGCGATGAGCAACCGCTTCGACATCCAGGCCGCGAAGCTGCAGACGCAGGGCGTCGCGTCGTCGCTCGGGCTGAGCAAGGCGACGCGCTTCGTCAATGCGGTCGACCTCGGTTACGTGAACAACTACGAGACCGGCAAGGGTCACGAGCACGGCTACGAGATCAGCGTCGAGATCCCGCTGTTCGACTGGGGCGGCGCGAAGGTTGCACGCGCCGAGGCCGTCTACATGCAGTCGGCGAACCGGCTCGCGAAGACGGCGATCGACGCACGCTCCGAAGTGCGCGAATCGTATGCGGCATACGTAACGAGCTACGACGTCGCGACCCACTATCGCGACGAAGTCGTGCCGCTGCGCAAGACGATCTCCGACGAACTGCTGCTGCGCTACAACGGGATGCTCGCGAGCGTGTTCGAACTGCTCGCCGATGCGCGCGAACAGGTCGGCGCGGTCAACGGCTACATCGATGCGCTGAAGGACTACTGGCTCGCCGAAACCGATCTGCAGATGGCCGTCGGAGGCCGGCTGCCGTCCGACGGTGCCACGCCGCGCGCGACGCAACCCGCCCAACCCGAACCCGCTTCAAACGCCGACGCTGCGCCGCAGCCGGCATCCACCCCCGCGGCGCAACCGGCGCCCGCGACACAACCGCATCCGGAAGGTCATTGA
- a CDS encoding multicopper oxidase family protein — translation MVSRRQFLSGSGAALLGAAMVSKAGAASLPEAPTMAKAATQPPLVPPNGRPYTPVATLNGWTLPWRMKNGWKEFHLTAEPVVREMAPGMNANLWGYNGQSPGPTIEAVEGDKVRIFVTNRLPEHTTIHWHGLRLPNGMDGVGGLTQPHIPPGKTFVYEFQLEAHGTFMYHPHADEMVQMAMGMMGMFIVHPKDRGTMPVDRDFVFLLAAYDIDPGSYTPRVNEMTDFNMWTFNSRVFPGIDPLPVRAGDRVRIRFGNLTMTNHPIHLHGYSFEVAGTDGGWIPPAARWPEVTADVAVGQMRAIEFTADRPGDWAFHCHKSHHTMNAMGHQVPNLIGVPQKDLAQRIGKLVPDYMAMGSTGGAMGGMEMPLPDNTLPMMTGTGPFGPLEMGGMFTVCKVRQGLGRNDYRDPGWFRHPKGTVAYEYTGELPDG, via the coding sequence ATGGTGTCCCGTCGACAATTTCTCAGCGGCTCGGGCGCCGCGCTGCTGGGCGCCGCGATGGTCAGCAAGGCCGGCGCCGCGTCGCTGCCCGAAGCGCCCACGATGGCGAAAGCGGCGACGCAGCCGCCGCTCGTGCCGCCGAACGGCCGCCCCTACACGCCCGTCGCGACGCTGAACGGCTGGACGCTGCCGTGGCGGATGAAGAACGGCTGGAAGGAGTTCCACCTGACGGCCGAGCCCGTCGTGCGCGAGATGGCGCCCGGCATGAACGCGAACCTGTGGGGCTACAACGGCCAGTCGCCGGGCCCGACGATCGAGGCCGTCGAAGGCGACAAGGTGCGCATCTTCGTGACCAACCGGCTGCCCGAGCACACGACGATCCACTGGCACGGGCTGCGGCTGCCGAACGGGATGGATGGCGTCGGCGGCCTCACGCAGCCGCATATCCCGCCCGGCAAGACCTTCGTCTACGAGTTCCAGCTGGAAGCGCACGGCACGTTCATGTATCACCCGCACGCCGACGAGATGGTGCAGATGGCGATGGGGATGATGGGCATGTTCATCGTGCACCCGAAGGATCGCGGCACGATGCCGGTCGATCGCGATTTCGTGTTCCTGCTCGCCGCGTACGACATCGATCCGGGCAGCTACACGCCGCGCGTGAACGAGATGACGGACTTCAACATGTGGACCTTCAACTCGCGCGTGTTCCCGGGCATCGATCCGCTGCCGGTGCGAGCGGGCGACCGCGTGCGGATTCGATTCGGCAACCTGACGATGACGAACCATCCGATCCACCTGCACGGCTACAGCTTCGAAGTCGCGGGCACCGACGGCGGGTGGATTCCGCCGGCCGCGCGCTGGCCGGAAGTGACGGCCGATGTCGCGGTGGGCCAGATGCGCGCGATCGAGTTCACCGCCGATCGCCCGGGCGACTGGGCGTTCCACTGCCACAAGTCGCATCACACGATGAATGCGATGGGCCACCAGGTGCCGAACCTGATCGGCGTGCCGCAGAAGGATCTCGCGCAGCGCATCGGCAAGCTCGTGCCCGACTACATGGCGATGGGCAGCACGGGCGGCGCGATGGGCGGCATGGAGATGCCGTTGCCCGACAACACGCTGCCGATGATGACGGGCACGGGCCCGTTCGGGCCGCTGGAGATGGGCGGCATGTTCACGGTCTGCAAGGTGCGGCAGGGGCTCGGCCGCAACGACTATCGCGATCCGGGCTGGTTCCGGCATCCGAAGGGGACCGTCGCGTACGAGTACACCGGCGAACTGCCGGACGGTTGA
- a CDS encoding copper-binding protein, with protein sequence MKKGLVSMATGCALAFSAASYAAGDMAGMDMSGGATQAAAAQQGMSHGEIRKVDTAAGKLTIKHGPLDNLGMDAMTMVFKVKDPAMLSQVKAGDKIDFVAEDVGGALTVVELKKP encoded by the coding sequence ATGAAGAAGGGACTGGTTTCGATGGCAACGGGTTGTGCATTGGCGTTTTCCGCGGCGTCCTACGCGGCCGGCGACATGGCCGGCATGGACATGAGCGGCGGCGCGACGCAGGCAGCCGCGGCGCAACAGGGCATGTCGCACGGCGAAATCCGCAAGGTCGACACGGCCGCCGGCAAGCTGACGATCAAGCACGGCCCGCTGGACAACCTCGGGATGGACGCGATGACGATGGTGTTCAAGGTGAAGGACCCGGCGATGCTGTCGCAGGTGAAAGCGGGCGACAAGATCGACTTCGTCGCGGAAGACGTGGGCGGCGCGCTGACCGTCGTCGAACTGAAGAAGCCGTGA
- the copC gene encoding copper homeostasis periplasmic binding protein CopC: MKMTNLTRLAAIVATGAMLAAAPLAAAAHGKLERAAPATGSTVDIAPDTVRLTFNEDLEPAFSSVKVADANGNAVTQDTAKVDAANPRVMTLAMPKLAPGAYTVQWAAMTADAHRTKGTYTFRVKG, encoded by the coding sequence ATGAAGATGACGAACCTCACGCGGCTGGCCGCGATCGTCGCGACCGGCGCGATGCTCGCTGCGGCACCGCTCGCGGCAGCCGCGCACGGCAAGCTGGAACGTGCCGCGCCGGCGACGGGCAGCACGGTCGACATCGCGCCCGACACGGTGCGGCTGACCTTCAACGAAGACCTCGAACCGGCGTTCAGTTCGGTGAAGGTAGCGGATGCGAACGGCAACGCCGTCACGCAGGACACGGCGAAGGTCGATGCGGCGAACCCGCGCGTGATGACGCTCGCGATGCCGAAGCTCGCGCCCGGCGCGTACACGGTGCAGTGGGCGGCGATGACGGCCGACGCGCATCGCACGAAGGGCACCTATACGTTCCGGGTGAAGGGGTGA
- a CDS encoding CopD family protein: MNDGLVGLLRLVSVAIQNAGFAVVVGALLGRHWLAHGASAWQRGIGRRLVATLRIASVVSLVASITAFWAHCALMSEVSLLDAGPAVCSMLAGTGFGHAWLAGAGFMLVVVVLSFVRRGNDTRLRFAMWAALACVALARSNGGHPVDAGLFSVPVWIDWLHLLAISAWVGLVLVTAVGVMPRLVGMPASERTTGASFVQSLSDASTCALIVLFATGAYNGWRGVDTPANLLASAYGQILLLKLALVLIAAALGGHNRFFGMPTLLAALNDPTASMPASALKRFGTVLRIEAVVLGGVLMVAAVLVSSALPGTV, translated from the coding sequence GTGAACGACGGCCTCGTCGGTCTCCTGCGGCTCGTGTCGGTGGCGATCCAGAACGCCGGGTTCGCCGTCGTCGTCGGCGCGCTGCTCGGCCGCCACTGGCTCGCGCACGGCGCATCCGCGTGGCAGCGCGGCATCGGGCGGCGGCTCGTCGCGACGCTGCGCATCGCGTCCGTCGTATCGCTGGTCGCGAGCATCACCGCGTTCTGGGCGCACTGCGCGCTGATGAGCGAGGTGTCGTTGCTCGACGCGGGGCCGGCCGTCTGCTCGATGCTCGCGGGCACCGGGTTCGGTCATGCGTGGCTGGCCGGCGCGGGGTTCATGCTCGTCGTGGTGGTGCTGTCGTTTGTCCGGCGCGGGAACGACACGCGCTTGCGGTTCGCGATGTGGGCCGCGCTCGCGTGCGTCGCACTCGCGCGCAGCAACGGTGGGCATCCGGTGGATGCCGGGTTGTTCAGCGTGCCGGTGTGGATCGACTGGCTGCATCTGCTGGCGATCAGCGCATGGGTCGGGCTCGTGCTCGTGACGGCAGTCGGCGTGATGCCGAGGCTCGTCGGCATGCCCGCAAGCGAGCGCACGACCGGCGCATCGTTCGTGCAGTCGCTGTCCGATGCGTCGACCTGCGCATTGATCGTGCTGTTCGCGACCGGCGCGTACAACGGCTGGCGCGGCGTCGATACGCCCGCCAACCTGCTCGCGTCGGCGTACGGGCAGATCCTGCTGTTGAAACTCGCGCTCGTGCTGATCGCCGCAGCGCTCGGCGGACACAACCGCTTCTTCGGAATGCCGACTTTGCTGGCCGCGTTGAACGATCCGACCGCCTCGATGCCGGCCAGCGCGTTGAAACGGTTCGGCACAGTGCTGAGGATCGAGGCGGTCGTGCTCGGCGGCGTGCTGATGGTCGCGGCGGTGCTCGTGTCGAGCGCGTTGCCGGGCACGGTGTAG
- a CDS encoding ExeM/NucH family extracellular endonuclease, translated as MRSTIRLFTPLLLLPTLAAPVFAATAAPVSPNCGGSTTPIADIQGPGAPSPLAGQNVSIEAVVTADFGGTDGFGGFFVQQADAQRRNQPGVSEGLFVYAPKVRATAGDLVHVTGKVEEKYGQTQLTQSGAIAVCANNQTVTPVTLTLPVDSPNAFAAYEGMRVRLPQTLNVTDNYELGRYGSVMLSNGRLRTPTSVVPPAQAQTQIEANARNRLILDDGSNKQNPATVPYPAPGLSAANTLRAGYTVRDVEGVLEVRYGAWRVQPLPGAAVPAFDARTNPRTQAPARDPKSNLRVASFNVLNYFNGNGLGGGFDDPNNRGAKNFQEFQRQEAKIVSALKAIDADVIGLMEIQNNGYGELSAVRQLAAKLGTQWRVVDPGVSRLGGDAITVAMIYDSRKVEPVGRAATLAIDDKNRQPLAQSFRLVNGNKQSLTVAVNHLKSKNCPDAANDDLDQGDGQGCWNPTRTRAAAKVADWLAGNPTGVAGQGVLLIGDFNSYTYEDPIRTLESRGYRNLVARWIGANAYSYVYNGEAGYLDHALATLPLASHVKAVHEWHINADEPLALQYTLAYKSAEQQKTFYAPDAYRSSDHDPVLIDIALPGGGK; from the coding sequence ATGCGCTCGACAATCCGCCTCTTCACCCCGCTATTGCTGCTCCCGACGCTCGCTGCGCCGGTTTTCGCCGCCACTGCCGCGCCCGTCAGCCCGAACTGCGGCGGCAGCACGACGCCGATCGCCGATATCCAGGGGCCGGGCGCGCCGTCGCCGCTCGCCGGCCAGAACGTGTCGATCGAAGCGGTCGTCACCGCCGATTTCGGCGGCACGGACGGCTTCGGCGGCTTCTTCGTCCAGCAGGCCGACGCGCAGCGCCGCAACCAGCCGGGCGTGTCCGAAGGGCTGTTCGTCTACGCGCCGAAGGTGCGTGCGACAGCGGGCGACCTCGTGCATGTGACGGGCAAGGTCGAGGAGAAATACGGCCAGACGCAGCTCACGCAGTCGGGGGCGATCGCGGTGTGCGCGAACAACCAGACCGTCACGCCCGTGACGCTCACGCTGCCGGTCGACAGCCCGAACGCGTTCGCCGCGTATGAAGGGATGCGGGTGCGCCTGCCGCAGACGCTGAACGTCACCGACAACTACGAACTCGGCCGCTACGGCAGCGTGATGCTCAGCAACGGCCGCCTGCGCACGCCGACGAGCGTCGTGCCGCCCGCCCAGGCGCAAACGCAGATCGAGGCGAACGCACGCAACCGGCTGATCCTCGACGACGGCTCGAACAAGCAGAACCCCGCGACCGTGCCGTACCCGGCGCCGGGCCTGTCGGCCGCGAACACGCTGCGCGCGGGCTACACGGTGCGCGACGTCGAAGGCGTGCTCGAAGTGCGCTACGGCGCATGGCGCGTGCAGCCGCTGCCGGGCGCGGCGGTGCCGGCATTCGACGCGCGCACGAACCCGCGCACCCAAGCACCGGCGCGCGATCCGAAATCGAACCTGCGCGTGGCGTCGTTCAACGTCCTGAACTACTTCAACGGCAACGGTCTCGGCGGCGGTTTCGACGATCCGAACAATCGCGGTGCGAAGAACTTCCAGGAATTCCAGCGCCAGGAAGCGAAGATCGTCAGCGCGCTGAAGGCGATCGACGCCGACGTGATCGGCCTGATGGAAATCCAGAACAACGGCTACGGCGAACTGAGCGCCGTGCGCCAGCTCGCGGCGAAGCTCGGCACCCAATGGCGTGTCGTCGATCCGGGCGTGTCGCGCCTCGGTGGCGATGCGATCACGGTCGCGATGATCTACGACAGCCGCAAGGTCGAACCGGTCGGCCGCGCGGCCACGCTCGCGATCGACGACAAGAACCGCCAGCCGCTCGCGCAGTCGTTCCGGCTGGTCAACGGCAACAAGCAGTCGCTGACGGTGGCCGTGAACCACCTGAAGTCGAAGAACTGCCCGGACGCCGCGAACGACGATCTCGACCAGGGCGACGGCCAGGGCTGCTGGAACCCGACCCGCACGCGCGCGGCGGCGAAGGTGGCCGACTGGCTCGCCGGCAACCCGACGGGCGTCGCAGGCCAGGGCGTGCTGCTGATCGGCGACTTCAACAGCTACACGTACGAAGACCCGATCCGCACGCTCGAATCGCGCGGCTACCGCAACCTCGTCGCGCGCTGGATCGGCGCGAATGCGTACAGCTACGTGTACAACGGCGAAGCCGGCTACCTCGATCACGCGCTCGCGACGCTGCCGCTCGCGTCGCACGTGAAGGCCGTGCATGAATGGCACATCAACGCGGACGAGCCGCTCGCGCTGCAGTACACGCTCGCGTACAAGTCGGCGGAGCAGCAGAAGACGTTCTACGCGCCGGATGCGTATCGTTCGTCGGATCACGATCCGGTGCTGATCGATATCGCGCTGCCGGGCGGAGGGAAGTAA
- a CDS encoding S10 family serine carboxypeptidase-like protein, whose amino-acid sequence MKPDRSCTGSRRGRHGRLAGLGALTVMTLALAACGGDDSSSVGASSLAQATASQQASAQQAAGQTPANQPYVDPVAYSMNATDGLAPGQVSEKTAVMHYQWKNGGTTVNYTTTTGHLTAQDANGNAEASMSYVAYTAPSTNGKPRPVTFVYNGGPGSSSIWLRLGSFAPTRVATPDPLFGSNWPNYPLVDNAESLIDTTDLVFIDPPGTGLSEAVLPNTNQKYWGSDADVNIMRDFIQRYLNVNSRGTSPIYLYGESYGTPRTDMLALALESAGVHLTGIVLQSAILNYFADAVEAVAITQSTEGLLLETDTVAGYLPGYAAVAAYFNQVSPAPVNQDLYAFQTELFTTLIYNQLQKYSQSWVLSQLGIPDALGTPVFPSDATLRLWSIPSSLTQQALRGYFNANPFGTSLLPGTTIGRYDGRVSLPNSDPRLQNDGDPSDILISQPFTNALATQMPDYLGYTAPNATYLPLNDNIIGVWDFTHDGQPMPDTIPDLLGALQLNPKLRVLAENGFHDLATPFFNTEKQLARLQTVKGLNPKLQVNFFQGGHMIYLDDVARPQMKRDLKTFYKGARIPTALTLHTLPPPWPDENPPSVPTGSVPGATAGTTLAAAP is encoded by the coding sequence ATGAAACCAGACAGGAGCTGTACCGGCAGCCGCCGTGGCCGTCACGGCCGGTTGGCCGGGCTAGGTGCATTGACCGTCATGACACTGGCGCTCGCGGCATGCGGCGGCGACGATTCGTCGTCCGTCGGTGCGTCGAGCCTCGCGCAGGCCACCGCCAGCCAGCAGGCCAGCGCGCAACAGGCGGCCGGGCAGACGCCGGCCAACCAGCCGTACGTCGACCCGGTCGCGTATTCGATGAATGCGACCGACGGCCTGGCACCCGGGCAGGTGTCCGAGAAAACCGCCGTCATGCATTACCAGTGGAAAAACGGCGGCACGACCGTCAACTACACGACGACGACCGGCCACCTGACCGCGCAGGACGCGAACGGCAATGCGGAAGCGTCGATGTCGTATGTCGCGTACACCGCGCCGAGCACGAACGGCAAGCCGCGCCCGGTCACGTTCGTCTATAACGGCGGCCCCGGCTCGTCGTCGATCTGGCTGCGGCTCGGCTCGTTTGCGCCGACCCGCGTGGCCACGCCCGATCCGCTGTTCGGCAGCAACTGGCCGAACTATCCGCTCGTCGACAACGCCGAAAGCCTGATCGACACCACCGACCTCGTTTTCATCGACCCGCCCGGCACCGGGCTGTCGGAAGCCGTGTTGCCGAACACCAACCAGAAGTACTGGGGTTCCGATGCGGACGTGAACATCATGCGCGACTTCATCCAGCGCTACCTGAACGTCAACAGCCGCGGCACGTCACCGATCTACCTGTACGGCGAATCGTACGGCACGCCGCGTACCGACATGCTCGCGCTGGCGCTCGAATCGGCCGGCGTGCACCTGACGGGCATCGTGCTGCAGTCGGCGATCCTGAACTACTTCGCGGATGCGGTGGAAGCCGTGGCGATCACGCAGTCGACGGAGGGGCTGCTGCTCGAGACCGATACCGTGGCCGGCTACCTGCCGGGCTATGCGGCGGTCGCGGCGTACTTCAACCAGGTTTCGCCGGCACCGGTGAACCAGGATCTGTACGCATTCCAGACGGAACTGTTCACGACGCTGATCTACAACCAGTTGCAGAAGTACTCGCAGTCGTGGGTGTTGAGCCAGCTCGGCATTCCGGATGCGCTCGGCACGCCGGTGTTCCCGAGCGACGCGACGCTCAGGCTGTGGTCGATCCCGTCGAGCCTCACGCAGCAGGCGCTGCGCGGCTACTTCAACGCGAATCCGTTCGGCACGAGCCTGCTGCCCGGCACGACGATCGGCCGGTATGACGGACGCGTGTCGTTGCCGAATTCCGATCCGCGCCTGCAGAACGACGGCGACCCGTCCGACATCCTGATCTCGCAGCCGTTCACGAACGCGCTCGCGACGCAGATGCCGGATTACCTCGGCTACACCGCACCGAACGCGACGTACCTGCCGCTGAACGACAACATCATCGGCGTATGGGACTTCACGCACGACGGCCAGCCGATGCCCGACACGATCCCCGATCTGCTCGGTGCGCTGCAGCTCAACCCGAAGCTTCGCGTGCTCGCGGAGAACGGCTTCCACGACCTCGCGACGCCGTTCTTCAACACCGAGAAGCAACTCGCGCGGCTGCAGACGGTGAAGGGCCTGAATCCGAAGCTGCAGGTGAACTTCTTCCAGGGCGGCCACATGATCTACCTGGACGACGTCGCCCGTCCGCAGATGAAGCGGGACCTGAAGACGTTCTACAAGGGGGCGCGGATTCCGACGGCGCTGACGCTGCACACGTTGCCGCCGCCGTGGCCGGATGAAAACCCGCCCAGCGTACCGACCGGCAGCGTCCCGGGCGCGACCGCCGGAACGACGCTGGCTGCGGCCCCGTGA